A genomic window from Cotesia glomerata isolate CgM1 linkage group LG7, MPM_Cglom_v2.3, whole genome shotgun sequence includes:
- the LOC123269258 gene encoding uncharacterized protein LOC123269258 encodes MAICHMFEEIRSELNAVEIDTCKNVGITSLMKNYVSQSQGRGNIMENAGCLTHAANKLTDADGYFDISIPLSFILGFAEDNNRIIINAKHELILIRANSDINAYIHKLTAATDVANRVKIVLNKVEWNVPYITMSDKPKIQALNFISNDPAIPLSFSTWQLYEYPLLPRTTKHVWPIKTSTQFEKLRYVILGFQTARKNDVLKGASKFDHCYIRDVKLFLNSQSYPYGNLNLNINRNQFALIYDMLKH; translated from the coding sequence ATGGCTATTTGTCATATGTTTGAAGAGATACGCTCTGAACTGAACGCTGTTGAGATTGATACATGTAAAAATGTTGGTATTACGAgccttatgaaaaattatgtatCGCAGAGTCAAGGACGAGGAAATATTATGGAGAACGCTGGTTGTCTAACACACGCAGCTAATAAATTAACCGATGCTGATGGTTATTTCGATATATCTATACCGCTCAGTTTCATATTAGGATTCGCTGAAGATAACAATCGTATTATCATAAATGCCAAACATGAATTAATACTGATAAGAGCGAATTCAGATATAAACgcatacatacataaactAACCGCAGCTACCGATGTTGCGAATAGAGTCAAAATTGTGTTGAATAAAGTTGAATGGAACGTTCCGTATATCACAATGTCTGATAAGCCGAAAATTCAAGCgcttaattttatatcaaatgaTCCAGCAATTCCACTTAGTTTTAGTACATGGCAATTGTATGAGTATCCACTGCTACCCAGGACCACGAAACATGTTTGGCCAATCAAAACTTCTACTCAGTTTGAGAAACTACGATATGTAATTTTAGGATTTCAAACTGCCAGAAAAAATGATGTACTTAAAGGTGCTAGCAAATTTGATCATTGTTATATTAGAGATGTAAAACTATTCCTTAATTCACAAAGTTATCCTTATGGAAATCTGAATCTTAATATAAATCGGAATCAGTTTGCGTTGATATATGATATGttgaaacactaa